From a region of the Helicobacter hepaticus ATCC 51449 genome:
- the gmhA gene encoding D-sedoheptulose 7-phosphate isomerase gives MQTLIESEFNAHLQSAQKIFTLTPAIQKAADILIQSLKNGGKILICGNGGSAADAQHFAAELTGRYKRERKGLAGIALSVDTSALTAIGNDYGFEYVFSRQVESLAQKGDVFFGISTSGNSHNVLKAAQIARDMDCFVIGLSGRDGGKLSALCDINLIMPDNDTPRIQELHILIIHILCDIIESECGENGNTNVIS, from the coding sequence ATGCAAACACTCATAGAATCTGAATTCAACGCTCATTTACAAAGCGCACAAAAGATTTTTACTCTCACCCCTGCAATACAAAAAGCAGCAGATATTCTTATTCAATCTCTTAAAAATGGGGGCAAAATTCTCATTTGTGGCAATGGTGGTAGCGCAGCTGATGCACAACATTTCGCTGCGGAACTCACAGGACGTTACAAAAGAGAACGAAAAGGCTTGGCAGGCATTGCTTTAAGTGTAGATACTTCTGCGCTTACAGCCATTGGCAATGATTATGGCTTTGAATATGTATTCTCACGACAAGTAGAATCTCTCGCACAAAAGGGCGATGTATTTTTTGGTATTTCTACAAGTGGCAATTCTCATAATGTTCTTAAAGCTGCACAAATAGCACGCGATATGGACTGCTTCGTTATCGGACTTAGTGGGCGTGATGGAGGAAAACTTAGTGCACTTTGTGATATTAATCTTATTATGCCAGATAATGACACGCCTAGAATCCAAGAATTACACATTTTAATTATTCATATTTTATGTGATATTATTGAAAGCGAATGTGGCGAAAATGGTAACACAAATGTTATTTCCTAA
- the rfaE1 gene encoding D-glycero-beta-D-manno-heptose-7-phosphate kinase — translation MFGLESKSPKILVIGDLMIDHYVWGSCERISPEAPVQVVDVKDENNRLGGACNVVHNLIALNAQVFVCGVVGNDEAGFWLGEKLESMGVDISYLFVDTSRPTTKKTRVIIANQQVLRVDRESKTPIDSHIHNNIVQHLHAVLDEVDCIIISDYGKGLLNDELTHFVIDYAKSKSKLVLCDPKGKDYSKYTGATLLTPNKKEAELATGITICDKDSLIKAGMTLKTQCQLDISLITLSEDGIGIFDNNQIHIIPTRAKEVYDVTGAGDTVIAALSFALSSGCDIFQACEFANVAAAVVVGKVGSAVATHSEILQYIHTQPSNLQQYIESKIISQESLFTLLKDLKQSKIVFTNGCFDILHIGHLSYLNKARDLGDILIVGLNDDDSIKRLKGKERPINTLHNRALMLAGLECVDYVVSFCQDTPLELIKAIKPDVLVKGGDYHNKEVVGKEYAKEVVLIDFIEGHSTSNIIESIQRSKICKHS, via the coding sequence ATGTTTGGTTTAGAATCTAAGAGTCCTAAAATTCTTGTTATTGGTGATTTAATGATAGATCATTATGTATGGGGAAGCTGTGAGCGTATCTCGCCTGAAGCTCCTGTGCAAGTAGTAGATGTCAAAGATGAAAATAATCGCTTAGGTGGAGCGTGCAATGTCGTGCATAATCTCATTGCTTTGAATGCACAAGTCTTTGTGTGTGGCGTTGTGGGTAATGATGAGGCAGGATTCTGGCTTGGTGAAAAATTAGAATCTATGGGGGTGGATATTTCTTATCTTTTTGTAGATACTTCGCGTCCTACGACTAAAAAAACGCGTGTTATCATTGCTAATCAACAAGTTTTACGCGTAGATAGGGAAAGTAAAACGCCCATAGATTCTCATATTCATAATAATATTGTCCAACATCTCCACGCTGTGCTTGATGAAGTGGATTGTATTATTATTTCTGATTATGGCAAGGGATTATTAAATGATGAACTCACACATTTTGTCATTGATTATGCAAAAAGTAAATCTAAGCTTGTCCTCTGCGACCCTAAAGGCAAAGATTATAGTAAATACACAGGTGCAACACTCCTCACTCCTAATAAAAAAGAGGCTGAACTTGCCACAGGCATTACTATCTGCGATAAAGATTCGCTCATCAAAGCAGGTATGACACTCAAAACTCAATGCCAGCTTGATATTTCACTCATTACACTCAGCGAAGATGGGATTGGCATATTTGATAATAATCAAATACATATTATCCCTACTCGTGCAAAAGAAGTATATGATGTTACAGGTGCGGGAGATACGGTAATTGCTGCGCTTAGTTTTGCTCTAAGTAGTGGTTGTGATATTTTTCAAGCGTGTGAATTTGCAAATGTCGCAGCAGCAGTCGTTGTGGGTAAAGTTGGGAGTGCAGTTGCAACTCATAGTGAGATTCTACAATATATCCACACTCAACCCTCTAATCTACAGCAATATATAGAATCTAAAATCATCTCTCAAGAAAGTTTATTCACGCTCCTTAAAGACTTGAAACAAAGCAAAATCGTTTTTACAAATGGTTGCTTTGATATCTTACATATAGGACACTTGAGCTATCTCAACAAGGCACGTGATTTGGGCGATATTTTGATTGTGGGATTAAATGATGATGATTCTATAAAACGACTTAAAGGAAAGGAACGTCCTATCAATACCTTACATAATCGTGCCCTTATGCTTGCTGGCTTAGAATGTGTAGATTATGTAGTGAGCTTTTGTCAAGACACACCCTTAGAGCTTATTAAGGCTATTAAGCCCGATGTACTTGTCAAAGGCGGTGATTATCATAATAAGGAAGTTGTTGGGAAAGAATACGCCAAAGAAGTTGTGCTTATTGATTTTATTGAAGGGCACTCTACTTCAAATATCATAGAATCTATCCAAAGGAGCAAAATATGCAAACACTCATAG
- the rfaD gene encoding ADP-glyceromanno-heptose 6-epimerase yields the protein MKYIYDDLAEKKILITGGAGFIGSNLAFYFQKHHPLAQVYVFDKFRNDETFPSGNPTTLGHFKNLIGFKDKVIVGDINNPSDLEKLKSYDFDIIFHQAAISDTTVLNQELVMKTNHESFLRLLDIATQSQAMVIYASSAGTYGNSPAPNSVGSGEMPENIYGYSKLCMDESVRRILTSNPSYPIIGLRYFNVYGEREFYKGKTASMILQLGLQALKHKKVRLFKYGEQKRDFVYIKDVIQANIKAIESMQSGIYNVGSGEARSFNDIIACLKDGIGDFEVEYFDNPYAFFQTHTQADIASTKEHLSYMPRFSLEEGIKTYLKEIKAIFERENPKI from the coding sequence ATGAAATACATTTATGATGACCTTGCAGAAAAAAAAATACTCATTACAGGTGGAGCTGGATTCATTGGAAGCAATCTCGCCTTTTATTTTCAAAAACATCACCCACTTGCTCAAGTATATGTATTTGATAAGTTTCGTAATGATGAGACTTTCCCTAGTGGCAACCCAACAACACTTGGACATTTTAAGAATCTTATTGGTTTTAAAGACAAAGTGATTGTAGGCGATATTAATAATCCTAGCGATTTAGAAAAGCTTAAATCTTATGATTTTGACATTATCTTTCATCAAGCTGCTATTTCTGATACCACCGTGCTTAATCAAGAGCTTGTTATGAAAACTAATCACGAATCATTCTTGCGCTTGCTTGATATTGCCACTCAATCCCAAGCAATGGTTATCTATGCTTCATCGGCTGGAACTTATGGTAATTCTCCTGCACCCAATAGTGTAGGAAGCGGCGAAATGCCGGAAAATATTTATGGATATTCTAAACTCTGTATGGACGAAAGTGTAAGGAGGATTCTTACTTCAAATCCTAGTTATCCTATTATTGGATTAAGATATTTTAATGTTTATGGAGAGAGGGAATTTTATAAAGGCAAAACTGCCTCAATGATTTTGCAACTTGGACTACAAGCACTTAAACATAAAAAAGTGAGACTCTTTAAATATGGTGAGCAAAAGCGAGATTTTGTCTATATTAAAGATGTTATTCAAGCTAATATCAAAGCCATAGAATCTATGCAAAGTGGTATTTATAATGTCGGCAGTGGCGAGGCAAGAAGCTTTAATGATATTATTGCGTGTCTTAAAGATGGAATTGGAGATTTTGAAGTGGAATATTTTGATAATCCTTATGCTTTTTTCCAAACTCATACACAAGCTGATATTGCTTCTACAAAAGAACATCTCTCTTATATGCCACGTTTTAGTCTTGAAGAAGGCATAAAGACATACCTTAAAGAAATCAAAGCAATTTTTGAACGTGAAAATCCAAAAATATAA
- a CDS encoding D-glycero-alpha-D-manno-heptose-1,7-bisphosphate 7-phosphatase: MQKCAFFDRDGVINQDNGYVYKIKDFIFCDGLFALLETLKAQNYLLLVITNQSGIARGYYNESDLNTLHQYMQERLKAQLGFGFDRIYHCPHLPSENCDCRKPKIGMIKAACRDFNIDLAHSFFIGDKITDMQCAQNAHINGKFLLGEAQVNDNSLKNVQKIATLHQLHSIIKESHF; the protein is encoded by the coding sequence ATGCAAAAATGTGCATTTTTTGATAGAGATGGAGTGATTAATCAAGATAATGGCTATGTATATAAAATTAAAGACTTTATCTTTTGTGATGGGCTTTTTGCATTACTAGAGACACTTAAAGCACAAAATTACCTCTTACTTGTTATTACAAATCAATCTGGCATTGCGCGCGGCTATTATAACGAATCTGATTTGAACACACTTCATCAATATATGCAAGAGAGACTCAAAGCACAACTTGGCTTTGGTTTTGATAGAATCTATCACTGCCCTCATTTACCGAGCGAAAATTGTGATTGTCGGAAACCTAAAATAGGTATGATTAAAGCGGCTTGCAGAGATTTTAATATTGATTTAGCACATTCATTTTTTATAGGCGATAAAATTACAGATATGCAATGTGCACAAAATGCACATATTAATGGGAAATTTTTACTAGGAGAGGCACAAGTAAATGATAATTCGCTTAAAAATGTGCAAAAGATTGCAACTTTACACCAACTCCATAGTATAATAAAAGAATCTCACTTTTAA
- a CDS encoding sulfite exporter TauE/SafE family protein: MGNIEIISLLSIAFFASFGHCIGMCGGIVLAYSTLYMPVQDSQVSTASHTLQKPKSHITSFISSFITQIPFHLLYHCGKTTTYAILGFLAGSIGYIASPNNEIKYAIMLIVGTLLVIFGIGIAWLPKVTRFLHTPLPFQSLSKIMCFLLTKGSIWRLYALGLCNGLLPCGIVYYFLLTAAVSGSGINGAITMCLFGIAATPALLALGLISTKMQNKRILFLRLGGVGMIGFGCYEIYKALRALGFISA; encoded by the coding sequence ATGGGAAATATAGAAATTATAAGCCTCTTAAGCATTGCTTTTTTTGCCTCATTTGGGCATTGCATAGGTATGTGCGGAGGTATAGTATTAGCATATAGCACACTTTATATGCCTGTGCAAGATTCGCAAGTAAGCACAGCTTCACACACTTTACAAAAGCCAAAAAGCCATATCACATCTTTTATCTCCTCATTCATTACACAAATACCCTTTCACCTCCTTTATCATTGCGGTAAAACTACTACTTATGCTATACTTGGTTTCTTAGCTGGGAGCATAGGATATATTGCTTCACCAAATAATGAAATAAAATATGCAATAATGCTTATTGTAGGCACGCTTCTTGTCATTTTTGGCATAGGAATAGCGTGGCTACCTAAAGTTACGAGATTTTTACATACACCACTTCCTTTTCAATCACTTAGCAAAATAATGTGTTTTTTGCTCACAAAAGGTTCAATATGGCGACTTTATGCACTTGGCTTATGCAATGGATTACTCCCTTGCGGCATAGTCTATTATTTTCTACTCACTGCCGCGGTATCTGGCAGCGGTATCAATGGCGCAATCACAATGTGCCTTTTTGGCATAGCTGCTACACCTGCATTACTTGCACTAGGTCTTATAAGCACAAAAATGCAAAATAAGCGAATATTATTTTTGCGACTTGGAGGCGTGGGTATGATAGGCTTTGGTTGCTATGAAATATATAAAGCTCTTAGGGCTCTAGGATTTATAAGTGCTTGA
- a CDS encoding ribose-phosphate pyrophosphokinase, which translates to MRGFKIFSGSAHTLFSNEVAKCLDISLSKTTINRFSDGEINVQIGESVRGKDIFIIQPTCAPANDHLMELLIMTDALKRSGAKNINAVIPYFGYARQDRKVVPRVPITAKLVANLIEQSGIHRVITMDLHAEQIQGFFDIPVDNLYGSIVFRDYLKTKSFKNPIVASPDIGGVARARHFADRIGMDLVIVDKKRERANESEVMNIIGDVDGKDVILIDDMIDTAGTMCKAADVLKSRGANSVIALGTHPVLSGPALERIAKSALDEVVVTNSIPLRVAHPKIKVLSVAPLFAEVIRRICHNESVNSLFF; encoded by the coding sequence ATGCGAGGTTTTAAAATCTTTAGTGGTTCAGCTCATACACTTTTTAGCAATGAAGTTGCCAAATGTCTTGATATTTCCCTCTCTAAAACAACAATCAACCGCTTTAGCGATGGTGAGATTAATGTGCAAATTGGAGAATCTGTGCGTGGCAAAGACATTTTTATTATTCAACCTACTTGTGCTCCAGCAAATGACCATTTAATGGAACTTCTTATTATGACTGATGCACTTAAACGCAGTGGAGCAAAAAATATCAATGCAGTGATTCCATATTTTGGCTATGCAAGACAAGATAGAAAAGTAGTCCCACGCGTGCCCATTACTGCTAAACTTGTAGCAAATCTCATAGAACAAAGCGGTATCCACCGCGTCATCACAATGGATTTACACGCAGAGCAGATTCAAGGATTTTTTGACATACCCGTGGATAACCTCTATGGTTCTATTGTATTTCGTGACTATTTGAAAACTAAATCCTTTAAAAATCCTATTGTTGCTTCACCTGATATTGGAGGTGTAGCGAGAGCTAGACATTTTGCTGATAGAATCGGAATGGATTTGGTTATCGTAGATAAAAAGCGTGAGAGGGCAAATGAAAGTGAGGTGATGAATATCATCGGTGATGTAGATGGCAAAGACGTCATTCTCATAGATGATATGATTGACACTGCTGGGACAATGTGCAAAGCCGCTGATGTGCTCAAATCTCGTGGTGCCAATAGTGTTATTGCATTAGGTACACACCCTGTGCTTAGTGGTCCAGCACTTGAGAGAATAGCCAAAAGTGCGCTTGATGAAGTTGTGGTAACAAACTCTATTCCTCTGCGCGTTGCACACCCAAAAATTAAAGTTTTAAGTGTTGCACCACTTTTTGCAGAGGTTATCCGTAGAATCTGCCATAATGAAAGTGTCAATTCACTCTTCTTCTAA
- the der gene encoding ribosome biogenesis GTPase Der: MKTIAILGKPNVGKSSLFNRLIKQHLAITSDVSGTTRDVKRACFDISGVEVELLDTGGIDKAEGLFAKVSANSLKAGQEADLVLYMVDGNVVPQDDDIAYFRTIQKAKKPLVLVINKVDNDKIKQQAWDFACFGAEQMYFISVHHNRGLSILLEAIFELLSLAKEQSLSNNLRSQMDNEEIDESLEEFLGILESTPNKSEENIAVGIIGRVNVGKSSLLNALLGKERSVVSEVAGTTIDPVDDEMDIEGKRVRFVDTAGIRRASKIWGIEKFALLRTNAALAQSHIVILVLDASESFVELDEKISSLIPKHALGVIVVLNKWDKKHKEYKEIIKEFKHRFPFLSFAPVMTLSALNGRNIDKLKKEILKVYQRFAYRIPTSALNDVIAQAVAHHHIPSDHGKIVKIYYATQYATHPPQIALVSNRPESLHFSYKRYIINMLREQFDFEGVPILLSVKGKNAKDEENTSAKKESPSKVSHRESKNRRFV, translated from the coding sequence ATGAAAACAATTGCAATTTTGGGCAAACCCAATGTAGGCAAAAGCTCCCTTTTTAATCGACTTATCAAGCAACATTTAGCTATCACTTCAGATGTAAGTGGGACAACGCGTGATGTAAAAAGAGCGTGTTTTGATATAAGTGGCGTAGAAGTAGAACTACTTGATACAGGTGGAATTGATAAGGCAGAGGGTTTATTTGCCAAAGTATCTGCCAATTCGCTAAAAGCAGGGCAAGAGGCAGATTTGGTTTTATATATGGTTGATGGGAATGTTGTGCCTCAAGATGATGATATTGCATATTTTCGCACAATTCAAAAGGCTAAAAAACCGCTTGTGCTTGTTATCAATAAGGTTGATAATGATAAAATCAAGCAACAAGCGTGGGATTTTGCGTGTTTTGGTGCAGAACAGATGTATTTTATTTCTGTGCATCACAATCGTGGGTTAAGTATTTTGCTTGAAGCTATTTTTGAACTCCTCTCTCTTGCAAAGGAGCAATCTTTAAGTAATAATTTGCGCTCACAAATGGATAACGAAGAGATTGATGAGAGTTTAGAGGAGTTTTTGGGTATTTTAGAATCTACTCCAAATAAGAGTGAGGAAAACATTGCTGTTGGGATTATTGGACGCGTAAATGTAGGCAAAAGCTCCCTCTTAAATGCACTTTTGGGTAAAGAGAGAAGTGTAGTAAGTGAAGTGGCTGGAACGACTATTGATCCTGTAGATGATGAAATGGATATAGAGGGCAAAAGAGTAAGATTTGTGGATACGGCAGGGATTAGACGCGCGAGTAAGATTTGGGGGATTGAAAAATTTGCACTTTTACGCACAAATGCAGCACTTGCCCAAAGTCATATTGTGATTTTAGTTCTTGATGCGAGCGAAAGTTTTGTTGAATTAGATGAAAAAATTAGCTCTCTTATTCCTAAACACGCTTTGGGAGTGATTGTTGTGCTAAATAAATGGGACAAAAAGCATAAGGAATATAAAGAAATCATCAAAGAATTTAAGCATAGATTCCCATTTCTTTCTTTCGCTCCAGTGATGACATTGAGTGCTCTTAATGGGCGTAATATTGATAAACTTAAAAAGGAAATTTTGAAGGTTTATCAGCGTTTTGCATATAGAATCCCTACAAGTGCGCTTAATGATGTTATCGCTCAAGCAGTAGCACATCATCATATTCCAAGCGATCACGGCAAGATTGTCAAAATTTATTATGCTACGCAATATGCCACACATCCGCCACAAATTGCGCTTGTGAGCAATCGCCCAGAAAGTTTGCATTTTAGCTACAAGCGATATATTATCAATATGTTAAGGGAGCAATTTGATTTTGAAGGTGTGCCAATTTTATTAAGTGTAAAGGGCAAAAATGCCAAAGATGAGGAAAATACATCTGCAAAAAAAGAATCTCCAAGTAAAGTATCGCATAGAGAATCTAAAAATCGCAGATTTGTATAA